The Terriglobales bacterium sequence CAATCACTCCATGCTGCGCCATCCACGCGGTTGCGCACCCGGCCGCGGAACCCGTGGCGGGATCTTCCCCGTTATAAAAAATCATGCGTGCCCGGAAGTGCTTAATATGGGAGTTCTGGGCCTTGGACTCGGGGTTGCGGGCAATGAAGTAGAGAAACTTGGCATCGGTTTTTTCCAGGTAGGCAGCAGCCTCTTTGTAATCAAAGCGAAGAGACGCAAGTTTTTCCACCGATGCCACGGGCACAATGGCAAACACCAGACCGGTAGAAACGGTTTGAATCGGCAGCTCCGGGTCAAAATAGCTGGTTTCACATTGCAGCACCTCGCGTGCCAGCGTCTCTTTGGAATGGATGCTCCCAAAAACCGGGTCGCGTTGCGTCATCTCGCCAAAAACTCCACCGTCGTGGTCGGTGAAACGTACGGGAACCTTTCCCACCCGCAAGTCGAGCGAGACCTCGCTAGCGTGCCGCTGTTTGTGAATGAAGGCGGCCGTTCCCAGGGTGGGATGTCCGGCAAACTCCAGCTCCTCCGCCACGGTAAAGATGCGGACTTTCACGCCGTGCTCCTGCTCCGTCGCCGCATCGCGCGGGATGATAAACGTGGTTTCCGAAAGGTTGGTCTCACGCGCCAGGGCCTGCATTTCG is a genomic window containing:
- a CDS encoding PhzF family phenazine biosynthesis protein — its product is MRTLPFVTLDVFTQRPLEGNQLAVFPEAGGLSDAEMQALARETNLSETTFIIPRDAATEQEHGVKVRIFTVAEELEFAGHPTLGTAAFIHKQRHASEVSLDLRVGKVPVRFTDHDGGVFGEMTQRDPVFGSIHSKETLAREVLQCETSYFDPELPIQTVSTGLVFAIVPVASVEKLASLRFDYKEAAAYLEKTDAKFLYFIARNPESKAQNSHIKHFRARMIFYNGEDPATGSAAGCATAWMAQHGVIASDEAALIEQGVEIKRPSQIYIRASKTSEAVRNVRVGGYSVEVMRGEIAL